A window from Desulfurellaceae bacterium encodes these proteins:
- a CDS encoding Hsp70 family protein, with protein MAFSRYIVGIDLGTTNCAVAYLDTAPSSSSACVQSFPLPQLVSEATTAARPTLPSFLYVPGEHELPVGSLRLPWDNERTYAVGEFARVQGARVPGRLLASVKSWLSHGEVDREAAILPWDGAPEVPKLSPIEASTRYLLHIREAWNHEMGPDRALDAQQVILTVPASFDEVARELTVRAAEQAGLRQVTLLEEPQAAFYAWLSAHAETWQAQLRVGSRILVCDIGGGTTDLSLMAVTAGPRQLELRRVAVGEHLLLGGDNMDIALARLVEQRVTKGGRLDAQRWHTLCHLCRMAKEDLFADANRDRISLSLTGRGSAVVGGTLTDQLTRDEVESVVLNGFFPRLDKDCEPRRDARAGLQEFGLPYASEPEIPRHLALFLRRHAPADAAETIARADAVLFNGGALAPLAIRQRLLDILSDWCSPAAAPAWRPTVLRNTSLDLAVAQGAAYYGLVRRGHGIRIGGGSARAYYIGIGGRAAAPGHDAEETVSLLCLARRGMEEGEEVHLSAPEFAVITNQPVSFPLYASSVRQADQPGAVLSLPTQEVSALPAIRTVLRFGKKSRSVKIPVVVSARFTEVGTLELWCEARQTGHRWRLQFQLRDEGSPPGVSVPPQTGVRQEHLVDEERVAEARQLIQAVFTRSDAPHSLTRRLEQVLGTVKESWPLGTIRALWEIVLAAQDGRRRSPEHEARWLNLSGFLLRPGFGQAADEWRVQQLWALYPQGPVHKNAVQCRVEWWTVWKRITGGLSRQQQTVVYNDIAPWVLPAMKNKIKSGRSKVGAQERREMWQVLGSCERLQAEAKAKLGEELVRFVAKGKASNQETWALSRLGARSLIYGPVNCVARREVATAWVEKLLRGKARNSAAVAFALGQIARCTGDRTRDLDESLRQEIAAHFSTLQTGQRLARQVLEIVPLEAQEQARILDESLPVGLHIRSGEA; from the coding sequence ATGGCCTTCTCCCGCTACATCGTCGGTATCGATCTCGGGACAACAAATTGTGCGGTAGCCTATCTCGATACCGCGCCGTCCTCCTCCTCGGCCTGTGTCCAGTCCTTTCCCCTTCCCCAGCTCGTCAGCGAAGCCACAACCGCAGCCCGACCTACCCTGCCCTCATTCCTGTATGTACCGGGGGAGCATGAACTGCCGGTCGGCAGTCTCCGGTTGCCCTGGGACAACGAACGGACCTACGCCGTGGGCGAATTTGCCCGGGTTCAAGGCGCCCGTGTCCCCGGGCGTTTGCTGGCCTCCGTCAAGTCCTGGCTCAGTCATGGCGAGGTGGACCGCGAAGCGGCTATCCTGCCCTGGGACGGTGCGCCCGAGGTGCCCAAGCTCTCTCCGATTGAGGCGTCTACCCGCTATTTGCTGCATATTCGAGAAGCCTGGAACCACGAGATGGGACCGGACCGGGCTTTGGACGCCCAGCAGGTGATTCTGACTGTCCCGGCTTCCTTTGACGAGGTCGCTCGGGAGCTGACCGTCCGGGCTGCTGAGCAGGCAGGATTACGCCAGGTCACCCTGCTGGAAGAGCCGCAGGCCGCCTTTTACGCCTGGTTGTCGGCCCATGCCGAGACGTGGCAGGCGCAGCTGCGGGTCGGGAGCCGCATCCTGGTGTGCGACATCGGGGGTGGCACGACTGACCTGAGTCTGATGGCCGTGACGGCCGGGCCCCGCCAGCTTGAGTTGCGGCGCGTCGCCGTTGGCGAGCATCTGCTGCTGGGCGGCGATAATATGGACATCGCGCTGGCCCGTCTGGTCGAGCAGCGTGTGACCAAGGGCGGACGCTTGGACGCCCAGCGTTGGCACACGCTGTGTCATCTGTGTCGCATGGCCAAAGAAGATCTGTTTGCGGATGCCAATCGAGACCGTATCAGCCTCAGCCTGACCGGCCGTGGCAGCGCGGTTGTCGGGGGCACGCTGACAGACCAGCTGACCCGCGATGAGGTCGAGAGCGTGGTCCTGAATGGCTTTTTCCCCCGCCTCGACAAAGACTGTGAGCCCCGACGCGACGCGCGTGCCGGCCTGCAAGAGTTTGGCCTGCCGTATGCCAGCGAGCCGGAGATCCCCCGTCATCTGGCGCTCTTTTTACGCCGGCACGCCCCGGCTGATGCGGCTGAGACCATCGCCCGGGCCGATGCCGTCCTGTTCAACGGGGGCGCCCTGGCGCCCCTGGCCATTCGCCAACGTCTGCTCGATATCCTGTCCGACTGGTGCTCGCCCGCCGCCGCACCGGCCTGGCGACCCACTGTGTTGCGCAATACCAGCCTTGACTTGGCGGTTGCCCAGGGAGCGGCCTACTACGGCCTGGTCCGACGCGGCCACGGTATTCGTATCGGCGGGGGGAGTGCCCGCGCCTATTATATCGGGATTGGCGGACGAGCTGCCGCTCCCGGCCACGACGCTGAGGAAACGGTTTCGCTGCTGTGCCTCGCCCGGCGCGGTATGGAAGAAGGGGAAGAGGTCCACCTGAGCGCGCCCGAATTTGCAGTCATCACCAATCAGCCGGTGAGTTTTCCTTTATACGCGTCGAGTGTGCGCCAGGCAGACCAGCCCGGAGCCGTGCTGAGTCTGCCGACCCAAGAGGTGTCGGCCTTACCGGCCATTCGGACAGTCCTCCGTTTTGGCAAGAAGTCGCGCAGTGTCAAAATCCCGGTGGTGGTCTCGGCCCGCTTCACCGAGGTCGGGACGCTTGAGCTGTGGTGCGAGGCGCGCCAGACCGGGCATCGCTGGCGTCTGCAATTTCAGCTGCGGGACGAGGGGAGTCCGCCTGGGGTGTCCGTCCCGCCGCAGACCGGTGTCAGGCAAGAGCACCTTGTCGATGAGGAGCGTGTGGCCGAAGCGCGGCAGCTCATTCAGGCCGTGTTCACCCGCTCAGACGCTCCCCACAGCCTGACCCGCCGGCTCGAACAGGTACTCGGTACGGTCAAAGAGAGCTGGCCGCTGGGCACGATCCGCGCACTGTGGGAAATCGTCTTGGCGGCACAGGACGGCCGCCGCCGCAGCCCGGAGCACGAAGCCCGCTGGCTGAACCTGAGCGGGTTTTTGCTCCGTCCCGGATTTGGCCAGGCTGCGGATGAATGGCGCGTCCAGCAGCTGTGGGCACTCTACCCCCAGGGACCGGTGCACAAAAACGCCGTCCAGTGCCGGGTCGAGTGGTGGACGGTCTGGAAACGGATTACGGGAGGACTCAGTCGCCAGCAGCAGACCGTCGTGTATAACGACATTGCGCCCTGGGTCTTGCCCGCCATGAAAAACAAGATCAAATCCGGCCGTTCCAAGGTCGGAGCCCAGGAACGACGTGAAATGTGGCAAGTCCTCGGCAGTTGCGAACGGCTCCAGGCCGAAGCCAAGGCCAAGCTGGGCGAAGAGCTGGTACGCTTCGTGGCAAAAGGCAAAGCCTCAAACCAGGAGACCTGGGCCTTGTCGCGTCTCGGCGCCCGCTCCCTCATCTACGGCCCGGTCAACTGTGTGGCTCGGCGCGAAGTGGCGACAGCGTGGGTCGAAAAGCTATTACGTGGAAAAGCGCGCAACAGCGCGGCCGTTGCTTTTGCCCTGGGGCAGATCGCCCGGTGTACTGGAGACCGGACACGCGACCTCGACGAATCCCTCCGCCAAGAAATTGCGGCTCATTTTTCGACGCTTCAGACCGGACAGCGCCTCGCCCGACAAGTCTTGGAGATCGTCCCCCTCGAAGCCCAGGAACAGGCTCGCATCCTCGATGAGTCTCTGCCGGTGGGCCTACACATACGAAGCGGAGAGGCGTGA
- a CDS encoding beta-lactamase family protein translates to MQTVDPGTVGMDPERIEHLFGHIEKMRGESWLFGGAFLLARRGKIVAARGVGQVEPETGRPARVDDIFCQFSTTKPITATMLLMKADRGEVQLYEKVSAYIPEFGAAGKRHTTVAQVLTHTAGFPTMPLDWPMAKWADWDATIARLCAQPLEYEPGAAVHYHALTGSWILAEIARRVDGGSRSFAQMCEDELYRPLGMHDSHMGVRPDMHERRVPLQALDEGGAPFPLAFLEAFNRPEIQSAAIPGGGSYSSVGDMARFYQMWLNRGAFDGVRLLSPAMVELATTIHTGDLEDRLLEPIRVARQWPKAPANRGLGFWLRGSGIFPTYFGSLASPRTFGHAGASSIMAWADPARELIFVGMTSGLIEEPRSITRWHVLSDLAQACVVE, encoded by the coding sequence GTGCAGACTGTTGATCCTGGTACCGTCGGGATGGATCCCGAGCGTATTGAGCATCTGTTTGGGCATATTGAAAAGATGAGGGGCGAGAGCTGGCTGTTCGGCGGCGCCTTTCTGCTGGCTCGGCGCGGCAAGATCGTGGCCGCCCGGGGGGTCGGCCAGGTGGAACCGGAAACGGGCCGGCCGGCCAGGGTTGACGATATCTTCTGTCAGTTCTCGACCACCAAGCCGATCACCGCGACCATGTTGCTGATGAAGGCCGACCGGGGCGAGGTGCAGCTGTACGAGAAGGTGTCGGCCTATATCCCCGAGTTCGGGGCGGCCGGCAAACGGCATACTACGGTCGCCCAGGTGCTGACCCATACGGCCGGCTTCCCGACCATGCCGCTGGATTGGCCGATGGCCAAATGGGCCGACTGGGATGCGACCATCGCCCGGCTGTGCGCCCAGCCCCTGGAATACGAGCCGGGCGCGGCCGTCCACTACCACGCGCTGACCGGCTCGTGGATTCTGGCCGAGATCGCCCGGCGGGTGGACGGCGGCTCACGCAGTTTTGCCCAGATGTGCGAGGACGAGCTGTACCGCCCGCTGGGCATGCACGACTCCCACATGGGCGTCCGACCCGATATGCACGAGCGCCGGGTTCCGCTCCAGGCTCTGGACGAGGGTGGGGCGCCGTTTCCCCTGGCCTTTCTGGAAGCCTTCAACCGGCCCGAGATTCAAAGCGCGGCCATTCCGGGCGGGGGATCGTACTCAAGCGTGGGCGACATGGCTCGCTTCTACCAGATGTGGCTGAACCGCGGTGCGTTCGACGGCGTGCGGCTGCTGAGCCCGGCCATGGTCGAGCTGGCCACCACGATCCACACCGGAGACCTGGAGGATCGCCTGTTGGAGCCGATTCGGGTCGCCCGCCAGTGGCCCAAGGCGCCGGCCAACAGAGGGCTCGGCTTCTGGCTGCGCGGCAGCGGGATTTTCCCCACCTACTTTGGCTCCCTGGCCTCGCCGCGTACCTTCGGCCACGCCGGCGCGAGCAGCATCATGGCCTGGGCCGACCCGGCCCGCGAGCTGATTTTTGTCGGCATGACGAGTGGGCTCATCGAGGAGCCCCGGAGCATCACCCGCTGGCACGTCCTGTCCGACCTGGCCCAGGCGTGCGTGGTGGAATGA
- a CDS encoding Hsp70 family protein produces MPNPFLCMTCSRYIVGIDLGTTNCVVAYVDTQGADTQKVETQGAETEPPAIRLFQIPQLVTPGNVEERDLLPSFLYLPSPQELPQGSLVLPWTDELSFAVGTFARTRGVEVPGRLISSAKSWLSHAGVDRTAPILPWGGETNNTALQKMSPLAVSAQYLRHIRLAWNAAMAQDSPQHSLESQEVFLTVPASFDAAARELTVQAAEQAGLPSVTLLEEPQAACYAWIEATGDRWRTQVRVGDVILVCDVGGGTTDFSLIAVSEEAGELVLNRIAVGDHILLGGDNMDLSLAYGVQQRLAAEGTKLDAWQFRGLSQSCRAAKEHLLQAEHVESQAVTILGRGSGVIGGSIRTDVSYEEVEAGLVDGFFPRNSIAERPKTSRRVGFQEMGLPYAADPAITRHLAKFLSQHRSPDSPHSFVHPTALLFNGGVMKADALRQRLTQVLDGWLGQEGGDAVRVLAETALDYAVARGAAYYGLARRGTGVRIRSGTARAYYIGIETAMPAVPGVPAPLKALCVVPFGLEEGSQSDIPGQEFGLVVGEPAQFRFLGSSTRRADQLGDLIEEPGDDIEELTPLETSLTWTGQEGVMVPVRLHTRVTEVGTLELWAVSRDETQRWKLEFNVRMEGEE; encoded by the coding sequence TTGCCTAACCCCTTCCTGTGTATGACCTGCTCCCGCTACATCGTCGGCATTGATCTCGGCACCACCAACTGCGTCGTCGCCTACGTTGATACCCAAGGGGCGGATACCCAAAAGGTGGAGACCCAAGGAGCGGAGACCGAACCGCCCGCCATTCGGCTGTTCCAAATCCCTCAGCTGGTGACGCCCGGCAACGTGGAAGAGCGCGACCTGCTGCCGTCTTTTTTGTATCTGCCCAGCCCGCAGGAACTCCCCCAGGGGAGTCTGGTTTTGCCCTGGACGGATGAGCTGTCTTTTGCGGTCGGCACCTTTGCGCGAACCCGAGGCGTGGAAGTTCCCGGGCGGCTGATCTCGTCGGCAAAGTCGTGGCTGTCGCATGCCGGTGTTGATCGGACCGCCCCGATCCTGCCGTGGGGAGGCGAGACGAACAATACGGCGCTGCAAAAAATGTCCCCGCTGGCCGTCTCGGCCCAGTATTTGCGGCATATTCGCCTGGCCTGGAATGCGGCCATGGCCCAGGACAGTCCCCAGCACAGCTTGGAAAGCCAGGAGGTCTTTCTCACCGTTCCGGCCTCTTTTGATGCGGCGGCCCGCGAGCTGACCGTCCAGGCTGCCGAACAGGCCGGCCTGCCGTCGGTGACCTTGCTCGAAGAACCCCAAGCCGCGTGTTACGCCTGGATTGAGGCGACCGGGGACAGGTGGCGCACGCAGGTCCGGGTTGGAGACGTCATCCTGGTGTGCGATGTGGGTGGAGGCACGACCGATTTCAGCCTGATCGCGGTGTCGGAAGAGGCCGGCGAGCTGGTACTCAACCGTATCGCGGTCGGCGACCACATCCTCCTCGGCGGCGATAATATGGATCTCAGCCTGGCCTATGGCGTCCAGCAGCGCCTGGCCGCCGAGGGCACCAAGCTCGACGCCTGGCAGTTCCGTGGGCTGAGTCAGAGCTGCCGAGCGGCAAAAGAGCATCTGCTCCAGGCCGAGCATGTCGAGAGTCAGGCTGTCACCATTCTCGGCCGCGGCAGCGGGGTGATCGGCGGCAGCATCCGCACAGACGTGAGCTACGAGGAGGTCGAAGCCGGTCTGGTCGATGGGTTCTTCCCCCGCAACAGTATTGCCGAGCGACCCAAGACGAGCCGTCGGGTCGGGTTTCAGGAGATGGGGCTGCCCTACGCCGCCGACCCGGCTATCACCCGCCATCTGGCAAAATTCCTGAGCCAGCACCGCTCCCCAGACAGCCCGCATAGCTTTGTCCATCCGACAGCGCTGCTGTTTAACGGCGGGGTCATGAAGGCTGATGCGCTGCGCCAGCGTCTGACCCAGGTCCTCGACGGGTGGCTCGGGCAGGAGGGCGGAGACGCCGTTCGAGTCTTGGCCGAGACCGCGCTTGACTACGCGGTAGCCCGAGGGGCGGCGTATTATGGACTGGCTCGGCGTGGAACCGGGGTCAGGATTCGGAGCGGCACGGCACGGGCGTATTATATCGGCATTGAAACCGCAATGCCGGCGGTCCCGGGCGTGCCGGCACCGCTCAAGGCGCTGTGCGTGGTCCCGTTCGGTCTGGAAGAAGGCAGCCAGAGCGATATTCCTGGTCAGGAGTTCGGTTTAGTGGTTGGCGAGCCGGCGCAGTTTCGTTTTCTCGGTTCAAGCACACGGCGCGCCGACCAGCTCGGGGATCTCATCGAAGAACCCGGCGATGATATTGAAGAACTCACGCCGCTGGAGACCAGCCTGACCTGGACCGGCCAGGAGGGCGTCATGGTCCCCGTGCGCCTGCATACCCGGGTGACAGAGGTCGGCACGCTCGAGCTGTGGGCGGTGTCGCGGGATGAAACCCAGCGCTGGAAGCTGGAGTTTAATGTGCGGATGGAGGGGGAGGAGTAA
- a CDS encoding enoyl-CoA hydratase/isomerase family protein: MDYSRYHHLSAERKDKILTLAFNRPDSLNAINAELHTELSHIFADIAHDQETEVVILTGKGRAFCAGGDIKWFQDMTGPQLDALFTEARKIIIDMLEVEQPIIAAINGPATGLGATLALFCDVIYAAENARIGDPHVRVGVVAGDGGAIIWPWLVGAARAKEFLMTGDLVSAEEAERIGLVNHVVPKEELLDRATAFATRLANGPSKAIRWTKVSVNKILRDTANLVLDTSLALEKHCFHTEDHQEAIRSFVEKREPKFTGK, from the coding sequence ATGGATTACAGTCGTTATCATCACCTGAGCGCCGAACGCAAGGACAAGATTCTGACCCTGGCCTTTAACCGGCCGGACTCCTTGAACGCCATCAATGCCGAGCTACATACCGAACTGTCGCACATCTTTGCCGATATCGCCCACGACCAGGAGACCGAGGTGGTGATCCTGACCGGCAAGGGCCGGGCTTTCTGTGCCGGCGGCGATATCAAGTGGTTTCAGGACATGACCGGACCCCAGCTCGACGCCCTGTTCACCGAGGCGCGCAAGATCATCATCGACATGTTGGAGGTCGAGCAGCCGATTATTGCCGCGATCAACGGTCCGGCGACCGGTCTGGGAGCGACCCTGGCCCTGTTCTGTGACGTGATTTATGCCGCCGAAAACGCCAGGATCGGCGATCCACACGTCCGGGTCGGGGTCGTTGCCGGTGACGGCGGGGCGATCATCTGGCCGTGGCTGGTCGGCGCGGCCCGGGCCAAGGAGTTTCTGATGACCGGCGACCTGGTGAGCGCCGAGGAGGCCGAACGCATCGGGTTGGTGAACCACGTGGTGCCCAAGGAGGAACTGCTGGACCGGGCGACTGCGTTTGCCACCCGCCTGGCCAACGGTCCCAGCAAGGCGATTCGCTGGACCAAGGTGTCAGTCAATAAGATTCTGCGCGACACGGCCAACCTCGTCCTGGACACCTCTCTGGCTCTGGAGAAGCACTGCTTCCATACCGAGGATCATCAAGAGGCCATTCGTTCCTTTGTGGAAAAACGCGAGCCCAAATTCACCGGCAAGTAA
- a CDS encoding DUF2760 domain-containing protein, with protein sequence MADTPTRRALVLIGLLLAGLAAGNYVLLPAGAAVVYFVGAPLVVALLLLLILPRLLTAEREPPAPSAVPAETPDPARPSKPDSAAAVQLLSLLQRDGRLVDFLREDIQSYDDAQIGAAVRTIHQACRQVLTEHLQLEPVLSGREGEEVTVPEGFDPSAIRLTGNLSGQPPFRGALRHAGWRASRVTLPDQPAGHDPRIVAPAEVEIA encoded by the coding sequence ATGGCAGATACACCGACACGGCGTGCGCTGGTCCTGATCGGGCTGCTGCTGGCAGGGCTGGCGGCCGGAAACTACGTGCTCTTACCCGCTGGTGCCGCCGTCGTGTACTTTGTCGGCGCTCCCCTTGTGGTGGCACTCCTGCTGCTGCTGATACTACCGCGGCTGCTTACCGCAGAGCGCGAGCCGCCGGCGCCGAGCGCAGTTCCGGCTGAGACGCCAGACCCTGCTCGGCCGTCGAAACCCGACTCGGCCGCCGCCGTCCAACTCCTGTCGCTGTTGCAGCGGGACGGCCGTCTGGTCGATTTTCTGCGGGAAGACATACAGTCCTATGACGACGCCCAGATTGGCGCGGCTGTCCGTACCATTCACCAGGCGTGTCGCCAGGTCCTGACCGAGCACCTTCAGCTGGAGCCTGTGCTCAGCGGACGGGAAGGGGAAGAGGTCACCGTTCCGGAAGGCTTTGACCCCTCAGCCATTCGTCTGACCGGCAACCTCAGCGGTCAACCCCCGTTCCGCGGAGCGTTGCGACATGCCGGCTGGCGGGCCAGCCGGGTCACGCTGCCGGACCAGCCGGCAGGACACGACCCGCGCATTGTTGCCCCAGCCGAAGTCGAGATTGCCTAA
- a CDS encoding enoyl-ACP reductase — protein sequence MSQTPNPLGSLLDFSGKTALVAGVLDEHSIGWPIAKLLNDGGARVALSIQRKAVRRMLGTIPEQLNNPLILECDVSKDEQLERLFDELDREFGRLDFLIHSVAYAPLQSFQQRFLDIGRADFQLAMDVSAYSLIGLAHGAFPLMKERGGCILAMTYYAGEKVIPGYQLMSITKAALDNIIRNLAYDLAPHRIRVNGLSPGPTATKAGTSIPGFDIMQHHMQQFAPLQAEILNSDTGKAALFLCSPLAEKITGEIVHIDGGYNILGMSVQRPPVE from the coding sequence ATGAGCCAGACACCCAACCCGCTCGGCAGCCTGCTCGATTTCTCCGGCAAAACCGCTCTGGTCGCCGGCGTGCTGGACGAACACTCGATCGGCTGGCCAATTGCCAAGCTGCTCAACGACGGCGGGGCACGGGTCGCCCTGTCGATTCAGCGCAAAGCCGTGCGCCGCATGCTGGGGACGATCCCCGAGCAACTCAACAACCCGCTCATCCTGGAGTGCGACGTGAGCAAGGACGAACAGCTTGAGCGGCTGTTTGACGAGTTGGACCGGGAATTCGGTCGGCTCGATTTCCTCATTCACTCCGTCGCCTACGCCCCGCTGCAGTCTTTTCAGCAGCGTTTCCTGGACATCGGGCGGGCCGATTTTCAGCTGGCCATGGACGTCAGCGCCTACTCGCTGATCGGGCTGGCGCACGGCGCCTTTCCGTTGATGAAGGAGCGGGGCGGCTGCATCCTGGCCATGACCTATTATGCCGGCGAGAAGGTCATCCCCGGCTACCAGCTGATGAGCATCACCAAGGCGGCGCTCGACAATATCATCAGAAATCTGGCCTACGATCTGGCCCCCCACCGCATTCGGGTCAACGGCCTGTCGCCCGGTCCGACCGCCACCAAGGCCGGGACGAGTATCCCCGGCTTTGACATCATGCAGCACCACATGCAGCAGTTTGCGCCCCTGCAGGCGGAAATCCTGAACTCCGATACGGGCAAGGCCGCGCTGTTTCTGTGCAGTCCGCTGGCCGAGAAGATTACCGGGGAAATTGTCCACATTGACGGCGGCTATAACATTCTCGGCATGTCGGTCCAGCGGCCGCCGGTCGAATAA
- a CDS encoding quinone-dependent dihydroorotate dehydrogenase: protein MVQAAPLQPSPPSDPRLSQEVWGIRFPNPVGLAAGYDKNAEVPLAWSALGFGFAELGTLTAHAQPGNPKPRIFRLEEDRACVNRLGFNNDGAAAAARRLGRLLTGRRCPIPLGINIGKSRTTPLEDAVDDYLESSALLLPFADYLVVNVSSPNTPELRKLQEVDRLAKLLEALITQAAQLAQQTQARPKPIVVKIAPDLSQAEIQEIARLALDVGVAGLIATNTTTERPGLRSPVNEAGGLSGRPLAERATAVLRSLFQTVEGKLPLIGVGGIFSAADAYERMCAGASLVQVYTGLIYEGPFLPRRIAQGLSRILDRQGLSTIRDAVGSKV from the coding sequence TTGGTTCAGGCCGCGCCGCTCCAACCAAGCCCGCCCAGCGACCCCCGGCTCAGCCAGGAGGTGTGGGGTATCCGTTTCCCCAATCCGGTCGGTCTGGCCGCCGGGTATGACAAAAACGCCGAGGTGCCGCTGGCCTGGTCAGCCCTAGGCTTCGGCTTTGCCGAGCTGGGAACGCTGACCGCCCACGCCCAGCCGGGCAACCCCAAGCCACGGATTTTTCGCCTGGAAGAGGACCGGGCGTGTGTCAACCGTCTGGGCTTTAATAATGACGGGGCGGCCGCCGCCGCCCGGCGGCTGGGCCGGCTGCTGACGGGCCGACGGTGTCCCATTCCCCTCGGTATCAATATTGGCAAGTCTCGGACGACGCCGCTCGAAGACGCGGTCGATGACTACCTGGAGAGCAGCGCCCTCCTCCTCCCGTTTGCGGATTATCTTGTCGTGAATGTGAGTTCGCCCAACACCCCCGAACTGCGCAAGCTCCAGGAGGTCGATCGCTTGGCCAAGTTGCTCGAAGCCCTTATCACGCAGGCCGCCCAACTCGCCCAACAGACGCAGGCACGCCCCAAACCGATTGTGGTCAAAATTGCGCCCGATCTGAGCCAAGCCGAAATTCAGGAGATTGCCAGGCTGGCGCTTGACGTTGGCGTTGCCGGTCTGATTGCCACCAATACCACGACTGAGCGGCCGGGCTTACGCAGCCCGGTCAATGAGGCCGGCGGGCTGAGCGGGCGGCCGCTGGCCGAGCGGGCGACCGCAGTCCTGCGCAGCCTGTTTCAGACTGTCGAAGGCAAGCTGCCCCTCATCGGCGTCGGCGGCATCTTCTCGGCCGCGGATGCGTATGAACGGATGTGTGCCGGAGCGTCACTCGTTCAGGTGTATACGGGCCTGATCTATGAAGGGCCGTTTCTGCCCCGGCGGATTGCCCAGGGTCTGAGCCGGATTCTTGACAGGCAGGGCCTGAGCACTATTCGTGACGCCGTGGGCAGCAAGGTCTGA